The Brachyspira hyodysenteriae ATCC 27164 genome includes a window with the following:
- a CDS encoding tetratricopeptide repeat protein, with protein MKHCIKVILFLILFSYSVIYSKPSDKIKFEAGELTELEYDFFTKVDNGETNDLELHYDGFIIASGITDEEEFKFYRQKLDDIRNFAKKELSSYTKEGAYAFGKRLLNWLYTSGTLKQYFETSTLFQDLIYKGEYNCLSSSILYSLLYKEFGFNVTGVLTSSHSFCTVYADGKSIDVETTLSKGFDPGQKEIRNTGNSTIVTFVPQGNYRDRNNVDILTLIATLYPNSISLKKIEKDLEKQLVMAKKAYYLSPNTKMYNDNLVNAYNRLALDYLNKNNFESAYKTLEEAYMFDSNNAMTKNNRIHYYNTIGTSYLSKKDFPNAIEIYKTGISDIGEGADVLKRNLKVSYYNYAVTEYNQRRYNNASVISEEALKLFPNDRDFIRLLSSIPK; from the coding sequence ATGAAACACTGTATTAAAGTAATTTTATTTTTAATATTATTTAGCTATTCAGTAATATATTCAAAACCGTCTGATAAAATAAAATTTGAAGCGGGAGAACTTACAGAATTAGAATATGATTTCTTTACAAAAGTGGATAATGGAGAAACTAATGATTTAGAACTTCATTACGACGGTTTTATAATCGCTTCAGGAATTACTGATGAGGAAGAGTTTAAATTCTATAGACAAAAATTAGATGATATAAGAAATTTTGCTAAAAAAGAACTATCTTCATATACTAAAGAAGGAGCTTATGCATTCGGTAAAAGGCTTTTAAATTGGCTTTATACAAGCGGAACATTAAAACAATATTTTGAAACATCTACACTATTTCAGGATTTAATATATAAAGGAGAATATAACTGCTTAAGTTCAAGTATATTATATTCACTATTATATAAAGAATTCGGATTTAATGTTACTGGAGTATTAACTTCAAGTCATTCTTTCTGTACTGTATATGCAGACGGCAAATCTATAGATGTAGAAACAACATTATCTAAGGGATTCGATCCTGGACAAAAAGAAATAAGAAATACAGGAAATTCTACAATAGTTACTTTCGTACCTCAGGGAAATTATAGAGATAGAAATAATGTAGATATACTTACTTTAATAGCAACATTATACCCTAATTCTATTTCATTAAAAAAGATAGAAAAAGATTTAGAAAAACAATTAGTTATGGCTAAAAAAGCATATTATCTTTCTCCAAATACAAAAATGTATAATGATAATTTAGTTAATGCTTATAACAGATTAGCTTTGGATTATCTAAATAAAAATAATTTTGAATCTGCCTACAAAACTTTGGAAGAAGCTTATATGTTCGATTCTAATAATGCTATGACTAAAAATAATAGAATACATTATTATAATACTATAGGTACATCTTATTTGAGTAAAAAAGATTTTCCAAATGCCATAGAAATATATAAAACAGGAATATCTGATATAGGTGAAGGTGCAGATGTATTAAAAAGAAATCTTAAAGTGTCTTACTATAATTATGCTGTTACAGAATACAATCAAAGAAGATATAATAATGCTAGTGTAATATCTGAAGAAGCTTTAAAATTATTTCCAAATGACAGAGATTTTATAAGATTATTATCATCTATACCGAAATAA
- a CDS encoding carbohydrate kinase family protein, giving the protein MFKIVSFGELLYDVYDNVSVIGGAPFNYSLQLSRLLNKDDKLKFITALGDDDYSKDAVSFIDNENIDKSLIQILKDYDTGKATVFLNEKKIPDYIIHENAAWDNIEYNNDIENALKENYDLFYFNILSQRNEKSYNTLKTIFKNINAKYRVCDVTFRKNYYTKEKIKESLEFINILKINDDELAVIKELFYPSLQNDNEVLLKAINKDFNIDYIFLTLGAAGASVLYNNEYIFNPSNKVNVIDTVGAGDSFCAALSYAILRGLDINNILKFASSVSEEMVKVKGGTARYNIEKVKSQFNL; this is encoded by the coding sequence ATGTTTAAAATAGTAAGTTTCGGAGAACTTTTATATGATGTCTATGATAATGTTTCTGTTATAGGAGGAGCTCCTTTTAATTATTCTCTTCAGCTTTCAAGACTTTTGAATAAAGATGATAAGTTAAAATTCATAACTGCTTTAGGTGATGATGATTATTCTAAAGATGCTGTATCATTTATTGATAATGAAAATATAGATAAATCTTTAATACAGATATTAAAAGATTATGATACAGGTAAAGCTACTGTATTTCTTAATGAAAAGAAAATACCTGATTATATAATACATGAAAATGCTGCTTGGGATAATATAGAATATAATAATGATATAGAAAATGCTTTGAAAGAAAATTATGACTTATTTTATTTTAATATATTATCACAGAGAAATGAAAAGTCTTATAATACATTAAAAACTATATTCAAAAATATTAATGCTAAATATAGAGTATGTGATGTAACATTCAGAAAAAATTATTATACAAAAGAAAAAATAAAAGAATCTTTAGAGTTTATAAATATATTAAAGATTAATGATGATGAGCTTGCTGTGATAAAAGAACTTTTTTATCCTTCTTTACAGAATGATAATGAAGTGCTGCTTAAAGCAATTAATAAAGATTTTAATATTGATTATATATTTCTTACTCTTGGAGCAGCTGGGGCGAGTGTATTATATAATAACGAGTATATTTTTAATCCTTCAAACAAAGTTAATGTTATTGATACAGTTGGTGCTGGAGATTCATTCTGTGCTGCTTTAAGTTATGCTATATTGAGAGGGCTTGATATTAATAATATATTAAAATTTGCTTCCAGCGTATCTGAAGAGATGGTTAAGGTAAAAGGCGGTACAGCAAGGTATAATATTGAAAAAGTAAAGTCTCAATTCAATTTATAA
- a CDS encoding penicillin-binding protein — protein MNDSRVKRLYLFLLCFFIGTIAIFIQLFNLTIKERKSLSSLVGLDRPRGTIYDSKMRPLTINIPAYTIYLDTESVSLDGNDKTDINEAYSQIFNIINITKEKFAELLNTKRRTIMLAQNINLDSYKKIKEIKDKYNVKSIYGIESYKRFYPYKDVFAHVIGYMNKTETEGYAGLEATYEALLSSENDNPKDIVLTLDRDVQTIVRNEVLKTVAEKSPQSVTVIVSDVNTGAIVADYSYPSFDPNNPFIYVNNERMDRSIMSTIYPGSTMKIFAELAAIEQGVVNSDEVFHCKGYYDYSRQTRIHCDYPHGDVAFNDILKYSCNFAVVTIAERIDNKFFYDYLKRFGFGEPTGVGPYKNEWSGIYHHLNKWHRFSKGYLAIGYDLSVTPMQIAASYLPLLNGGWKVPMHVVDSFYDGIEKISATNNLKRTRIIDEQYSQIARVLLRKGVESGSTGHRANLLNIDVVGKTGTAITEVYRNNESEKPEKYYQSIFVGGFPLEDPKISILVLLDDPQGQGSQGAGRVAAPLFAKIANQIIPYLGLIDGEIYTINTNDFLSLIPHSSNITNNIMPNLTDLSLRDALNSISYIVSNNNAKIMIQGEGYITDFSPQAGTLVTNNSIIRLSLKAPIKEQENQ, from the coding sequence ATGAATGACAGCCGAGTTAAAAGATTATATTTATTCCTTCTCTGTTTTTTTATAGGAACAATAGCTATATTTATTCAATTATTTAATTTAACTATCAAAGAAAGAAAATCTTTATCATCATTAGTTGGGCTTGATAGACCAAGGGGAACAATATATGATTCTAAAATGCGTCCTCTTACAATAAATATTCCTGCATATACAATTTATTTGGATACTGAGTCTGTTTCTTTAGATGGTAATGATAAAACAGATATTAATGAAGCTTATTCTCAAATATTCAATATTATAAACATTACAAAAGAAAAATTTGCTGAACTTCTTAATACTAAAAGAAGAACCATAATGCTTGCGCAGAATATTAATTTAGATTCTTATAAGAAGATAAAAGAAATAAAAGATAAATATAATGTTAAAAGTATTTACGGCATAGAAAGTTATAAAAGATTTTATCCTTATAAAGATGTATTTGCTCATGTAATAGGATATATGAATAAAACAGAAACCGAAGGATATGCAGGACTTGAAGCAACTTATGAGGCGCTTTTGTCTTCAGAAAATGATAATCCAAAAGATATAGTATTAACTTTAGATAGAGATGTTCAGACTATAGTAAGAAATGAAGTATTAAAAACAGTAGCTGAAAAATCTCCTCAATCTGTAACTGTAATAGTATCAGATGTTAATACAGGTGCTATAGTAGCTGATTATTCTTATCCTTCATTTGATCCTAATAATCCATTTATATATGTTAATAATGAAAGAATGGACAGAAGTATAATGAGTACCATATATCCTGGAAGTACAATGAAAATATTTGCTGAATTAGCTGCTATAGAGCAAGGCGTAGTTAATAGCGATGAAGTTTTTCATTGTAAAGGATATTATGATTACAGCAGACAAACAAGAATACATTGTGATTATCCGCATGGAGATGTGGCTTTTAATGATATATTAAAATACAGCTGCAACTTTGCTGTTGTAACTATAGCTGAAAGAATAGATAATAAGTTTTTTTATGATTATTTAAAGAGATTTGGTTTTGGAGAACCTACAGGTGTAGGACCTTACAAAAATGAATGGAGCGGAATATATCACCATTTAAATAAATGGCATAGATTTTCAAAAGGTTATTTAGCAATAGGTTACGATTTGAGTGTTACTCCTATGCAGATAGCTGCTTCCTATTTACCTCTCTTGAATGGCGGTTGGAAAGTACCTATGCATGTTGTTGATTCATTTTATGATGGTATAGAAAAAATCAGTGCAACAAATAATTTAAAAAGAACTAGAATCATAGATGAACAGTATTCTCAAATAGCAAGAGTTTTACTTAGAAAAGGTGTTGAATCTGGTTCTACAGGGCATAGAGCTAATTTGCTTAATATAGATGTTGTTGGTAAAACAGGTACTGCAATAACAGAGGTTTATAGAAATAATGAATCTGAAAAACCAGAAAAATATTATCAATCTATATTTGTAGGAGGATTTCCTCTTGAAGATCCTAAAATATCTATACTCGTACTGCTTGATGACCCTCAAGGACAAGGATCTCAGGGAGCGGGTAGAGTGGCAGCTCCTCTTTTTGCTAAGATTGCTAATCAGATCATACCTTACTTAGGATTAATTGACGGAGAGATATATACAATAAATACTAATGACTTTTTAAGTTTGATACCGCATTCAAGTAATATTACAAATAATATTATGCCAAATTTGACAGATCTTTCTTTAAGAGATGCATTAAATAGCATATCCTATATTGTATCAAATAATAATGCTAAAATAATGATACAAGGAGAAGGGTATATAACAGATTTTTCACCTCAGGCAGGCACATTAGTTACTAATAATTCTATAATAAGATTATCATTAAAAGCACCTATTAAAGAACAAGAGAATCAATAA
- a CDS encoding peptide ABC transporter substrate-binding protein yields the protein MKSRKIFLSFIMGICLVLLFASSCSKKDNANDKGIIVNLSVEPKTIDPSLNAQIYGVIYISHVFEGLTVRDRNNKIVPGVAESWEISDDGKIYTFFLRTNSTWSDGKPVVAEDFVYSWQRQVDPKVASEYSYQHEPVKNAMAITRGELPVDSLGIKALDDHTLVVELEAPTAYFLEVIAFPTFAPLRKDIIEQYGDKWTLSPETYIGNGPYVMSERNIDENIIMVKNPNYWNADTIVAEKITFVFMQNGAAAVAGIKDGSLHMAYEPPQQDIPTLLDEGLVQIKPLIATYYYPINVTNEYLKDPRVRKALSLAIDRNYIVEQVTKGGQKPAGGWVPYAVNDVNGDFRINGGDFYDISKDGYAKNVEMAKQLLAEAGYPNGEGFPVIEFKTDPGNHVEIFEAVQQMWKEHLNIDSTITQIDNALLGQTLLEKNFMIGRLYWSADYSDPMSMMSLFTSYNTQNNGGYSNKKYDELIAQAMSTDDNNIRMQAMHEAERILIEEDMGAIPLYFFTEPLLVNPKLKDVVYNPLGFHKFFYAHLEQN from the coding sequence ATGAAAAGTAGAAAGATTTTTCTATCTTTTATTATGGGTATTTGTCTTGTACTTTTATTTGCATCTTCTTGTTCAAAAAAAGACAATGCTAATGATAAAGGTATAATAGTAAATTTAAGTGTTGAACCAAAAACTATAGACCCTAGTTTAAATGCCCAAATATATGGTGTAATTTATATTTCTCATGTATTTGAGGGATTAACAGTGAGAGACAGAAATAATAAAATAGTTCCTGGTGTAGCTGAGAGTTGGGAAATTAGCGATGACGGAAAAATTTATACATTTTTTCTAAGAACTAATTCTACTTGGTCAGACGGAAAACCTGTTGTGGCTGAAGATTTTGTATATAGCTGGCAGAGACAGGTTGATCCTAAAGTGGCAAGTGAATATAGTTACCAGCATGAACCTGTAAAAAATGCTATGGCTATTACAAGAGGTGAATTACCTGTTGATTCATTAGGAATAAAAGCTCTTGATGATCATACATTAGTTGTAGAATTAGAAGCACCTACAGCCTATTTCTTGGAAGTAATTGCTTTCCCTACATTTGCACCTTTAAGAAAGGATATAATAGAACAGTATGGAGATAAATGGACATTAAGCCCTGAAACTTATATAGGTAATGGTCCTTATGTGATGTCTGAAAGAAATATAGATGAAAATATAATAATGGTAAAAAATCCTAATTATTGGAATGCTGATACAATAGTTGCTGAAAAGATAACATTTGTATTTATGCAAAACGGAGCAGCAGCTGTTGCAGGAATAAAAGACGGATCTTTACATATGGCTTATGAACCTCCTCAGCAGGATATACCTACACTTTTAGATGAAGGTTTAGTACAGATTAAGCCTCTTATAGCTACATATTATTATCCTATTAATGTTACTAATGAATATTTAAAAGATCCTAGAGTAAGAAAAGCATTATCACTTGCTATAGATAGAAATTATATAGTAGAACAGGTTACAAAAGGCGGACAAAAACCTGCAGGCGGATGGGTTCCTTATGCTGTTAATGATGTGAATGGTGATTTCAGAATTAACGGAGGAGATTTTTATGATATATCAAAAGACGGATATGCTAAAAATGTAGAAATGGCTAAACAGCTTTTGGCTGAAGCAGGATATCCTAATGGAGAAGGTTTCCCTGTTATAGAGTTTAAAACTGATCCTGGCAACCATGTAGAAATATTTGAAGCAGTACAGCAAATGTGGAAAGAGCATCTTAATATCGATTCTACTATTACTCAAATAGATAATGCTTTGCTTGGTCAGACTTTATTAGAGAAGAATTTTATGATAGGAAGACTTTATTGGTCTGCAGATTATTCTGATCCTATGTCTATGATGAGTTTATTTACTAGTTATAATACTCAAAATAACGGCGGATACAGCAATAAAAAATATGATGAGCTTATAGCACAGGCTATGTCTACAGATGATAATAATATAAGAATGCAGGCTATGCATGAAGCTGAGAGAATACTTATAGAAGAAGATATGGGAGCTATACCTCTTTATTTCTTTACAGAGCCTTTGCTTGTTAATCCTAAATTAAAAGATGTTGTATACAATCCTTTGGGATTCCATAAGTTTTTCTATGCTCATTTAGAACAAAATTAA
- a CDS encoding D-isomer specific 2-hydroxyacid dehydrogenase family protein, whose product MSIVVYSFLDDESEFFKLMEKKYNTKFTLHKHHLNIDNVKDAEGFDSVVFNARDAITSEVLDKLKEYGVKYMSTRSVGYDNIDIDYANKIGIKIANVPSYSPNSVSEFTILSLLSIVKNYNNLLINGYNRNYTRTGLVAKEIRNLNIGVIGTGRIGSLTVKHLKGFSPKNIFVYSRTEKEEIKQYAKYVSLDELYKNSDAIIYHIPYNKETENMICKDSINKMKKGVYIINVSRGGIVNNKDLLDGLKSGHIGGAALDVYTNEIEYVNKNIKDIVLKDEIIEELFKMDNVIITPHFAFYTDEALLNMVSISIDNIFEFKNTGKCVNQIKNI is encoded by the coding sequence ATGAGCATAGTTGTATATTCTTTTTTAGATGATGAATCAGAATTTTTCAAATTAATGGAAAAAAAATATAATACAAAATTCACATTACATAAACATCATTTAAATATTGATAATGTTAAAGATGCTGAAGGTTTTGATTCTGTAGTTTTCAATGCAAGAGATGCCATAACTTCTGAAGTACTTGATAAATTGAAAGAATATGGTGTAAAATATATGAGCACTAGATCAGTTGGATATGATAATATAGATATAGATTATGCTAATAAAATAGGTATAAAAATAGCAAATGTTCCTTCATATTCTCCTAATTCAGTAAGTGAGTTTACAATTCTTTCTTTGCTTTCTATTGTTAAGAATTATAATAATCTCCTTATAAATGGTTATAATAGAAATTATACTAGGACTGGACTTGTTGCTAAAGAGATTAGAAATTTAAATATTGGTGTTATAGGTACAGGCAGGATTGGTTCTTTAACTGTAAAGCATCTTAAAGGATTTTCACCTAAAAATATATTTGTATATTCAAGAACAGAAAAAGAAGAAATAAAACAATATGCAAAGTATGTGAGTTTAGATGAATTGTATAAAAATAGCGATGCCATAATATATCATATACCATACAATAAAGAAACTGAAAATATGATTTGCAAAGATTCTATTAATAAGATGAAAAAAGGAGTTTATATTATTAATGTAAGCAGGGGCGGAATAGTTAATAATAAAGATTTGCTTGATGGTTTGAAAAGCGGACATATTGGCGGAGCTGCTTTAGATGTATACACTAATGAAATAGAATATGTTAATAAAAATATAAAAGATATAGTTTTAAAAGATGAAATTATTGAAGAATTATTCAAAATGGATAATGTTATAATAACTCCTCATTTTGCTTTTTATACAGATGAAGCATTGCTTAATATGGTAAGTATTTCTATTGATAATATATTTGAATTCAAAAATACCGGAAAATGTGTAAATCAAATAAAAAATATTTAA
- a CDS encoding tetratricopeptide repeat protein → MSENTNKLQKNAELIFTYIYNNRIIFISGFVLIIVIIAGILLYKANIESQDASSNVEFESALALYNVYQNAQLPAEQLNDPALIIDITSRFQKVYNAAKGKNLKLRSAYALGCVYYDIDNFKEAEKYYQEVANSRGFYLQETAMYNLANTQIGLSNYTQAASTLENFVKVYPKSYLLPQATLTLSDVYLSQNDKTKALNVLKSWATKNTNNIEYLSLFRETISLIENNVY, encoded by the coding sequence ATGTCTGAAAATACAAATAAATTGCAAAAAAATGCAGAATTAATATTTACATATATATATAATAATAGAATAATATTTATATCAGGATTTGTTTTAATAATTGTAATCATAGCTGGAATTCTGCTATATAAAGCAAATATAGAAAGTCAGGATGCTAGTAGTAATGTAGAATTTGAATCTGCTTTAGCTTTATATAATGTATATCAAAATGCACAATTACCAGCAGAACAATTAAATGACCCTGCTTTAATAATAGATATCACTTCAAGATTTCAAAAAGTATATAATGCTGCTAAAGGTAAAAATCTTAAATTGAGAAGTGCTTATGCATTAGGATGCGTTTATTATGATATAGATAATTTTAAAGAGGCTGAAAAATACTATCAGGAAGTAGCAAATTCAAGAGGTTTTTATTTACAGGAAACAGCAATGTATAATTTAGCTAATACTCAAATAGGATTAAGTAATTATACTCAGGCTGCATCTACTTTAGAAAACTTTGTTAAAGTATATCCTAAAAGTTATTTGCTTCCTCAGGCCACTTTGACATTATCTGATGTTTATTTATCACAAAATGATAAAACAAAAGCTTTGAATGTATTAAAGTCTTGGGCTACTAAAAATACTAATAATATTGAATATCTTTCTTTATTTAGAGAAACTATTTCATTAATAGAAAATAATGTTTACTAA
- a CDS encoding DNA repair helicase XPB translates to MDKNAPLIVQGDGTILLDVSTKHFEEIRNFMLVFAELVKSPEYIHTYRITLVSLWNAASLNYTSEQILNFLRKYTSYEIPKNIVKQIETSIEKYGRIKIIKEDDKYYLISEDKNIIDEILHYKLMTKYIKSEINKNKLEIDATYRGHIKLALINIGYPVQDLAGYKTGEEYHFHMREKLASSGDDFALRDYQKNSVDAFYADGKPEGGAGVIALPCGTGKTVVGIAAMYKTQTKTLIIVTGVTACRQWRDEILDKTDIPPEDIGEYNGLNKEIKPITIATYKILTYRKNKESPFVHFELFFQHNWGLIIYDEVHLLPAPIIKLTSEIQSMRRLGLTATLVREDGLEKDVFCLIGPKKFDIPWRELEEKKFIAEAYCYDIRIPLDDSHRSDYVISSDKVKFRIASENVLKYTIVKKIIEKLEGKNILIIGQYLDQLNEMKKRTGYTIITGKTPQSERDVIYKKFKTGEIKILIVSKVANLAVDLPDANVLIQISGTFGSRQEEAQRLGRVLRPKKGENKSYFFSIITTDTKEEDFAHKRQLFLTEQGYHYELLDKDSFEELEFNN, encoded by the coding sequence TTGGATAAGAATGCTCCTCTTATAGTCCAGGGCGATGGTACTATTCTATTAGATGTAAGTACTAAACATTTTGAAGAAATAAGAAATTTCATGTTAGTATTTGCTGAATTAGTAAAAAGTCCTGAATATATACATACATATAGAATAACATTAGTCTCTTTATGGAATGCTGCTAGTTTGAATTACACATCAGAGCAGATACTTAATTTCTTGAGAAAGTATACATCTTATGAAATTCCAAAAAATATAGTAAAGCAGATTGAAACTAGTATAGAAAAATATGGAAGAATAAAAATAATAAAAGAAGATGATAAATACTATCTTATAAGTGAAGATAAAAATATCATAGATGAAATTCTTCATTATAAATTAATGACTAAATATATAAAGTCAGAAATAAATAAAAATAAATTAGAAATAGATGCTACATACAGAGGACATATAAAACTTGCACTTATAAATATAGGATACCCTGTTCAAGATTTAGCAGGATACAAAACAGGCGAAGAATATCATTTCCATATGAGAGAAAAATTAGCTTCAAGCGGAGATGATTTTGCTTTAAGAGATTATCAAAAAAATTCTGTAGATGCATTCTATGCTGATGGAAAACCTGAAGGCGGTGCAGGAGTTATAGCTCTTCCATGCGGTACTGGTAAAACCGTTGTAGGTATTGCTGCAATGTATAAAACTCAGACAAAAACTCTTATAATAGTTACTGGTGTTACAGCATGCCGTCAATGGAGAGATGAAATACTAGATAAAACAGATATTCCTCCTGAAGATATAGGAGAATATAACGGACTTAATAAAGAAATCAAACCAATAACTATAGCTACATATAAAATACTTACATACAGAAAAAATAAAGAATCTCCATTCGTGCATTTTGAATTATTCTTTCAGCATAATTGGGGATTAATAATATACGATGAAGTGCATTTGCTTCCTGCCCCTATTATAAAACTTACTAGTGAAATTCAAAGTATGAGAAGATTAGGTCTTACTGCTACTTTGGTAAGAGAAGACGGACTTGAAAAAGATGTATTCTGTCTTATAGGGCCTAAAAAATTCGATATACCTTGGCGTGAATTAGAAGAGAAAAAATTCATAGCTGAAGCATATTGTTATGATATAAGAATACCATTAGATGATTCTCATAGATCTGATTATGTTATATCAAGTGATAAAGTAAAATTCAGAATAGCAAGCGAAAATGTTCTTAAATATACAATAGTCAAAAAGATTATAGAAAAGCTTGAAGGAAAAAATATCCTTATAATAGGTCAGTATTTAGATCAATTAAACGAAATGAAAAAAAGAACAGGATATACTATAATTACAGGAAAAACTCCTCAAAGTGAAAGAGATGTCATATACAAAAAATTTAAAACTGGTGAAATAAAAATACTTATAGTAAGTAAAGTTGCTAATTTGGCTGTTGACTTGCCTGATGCTAATGTTTTAATACAGATTTCTGGAACTTTTGGTTCAAGACAGGAAGAAGCTCAAAGATTAGGAAGAGTTCTTCGTCCTAAAAAAGGTGAAAATAAAAGCTACTTCTTTTCAATCATAACTACAGATACTAAAGAAGAAGATTTTGCTCATAAAAGACAATTATTTTTGACAGAACAAGGATATCATTACGAATTATTAGATAAAGATTCATTTGAAGAATTAGAATTTAATAATTAA